Proteins found in one Salmo salar chromosome ssa26, Ssal_v3.1, whole genome shotgun sequence genomic segment:
- the rerg gene encoding ras-related and estrogen-regulated growth inhibitor isoform X4, whose product MALTLRNGYLEMLRTCWRLQSHMKIPVLNQMARHQSSQSIKLPSSYVPQTSLSRPLWPEMSYISRDEEERQHKVVLENVNTVLAKEDYGRLFAVVHFASRQWKVTNEDLILIENRIDAECGDQIRLEKVLLVGGEEFTLIGRPLLGRDLVRVEATVIEKTESWPKVHMRFWKRHRYQKKRIIVQPQTVLRINTIEVAPRFT is encoded by the exons ATGGCGCTGACTTTGAGGAATGGATATCTGGAGATGCTGAGAACGTGTTGGAGATTACAATCACATATGAAAATTCCTGTTCTTAATCAAATGG CACGTCATCAAAGTTCTCAGAGCATCAAATTACCATCAAG TTATGTACCACAGACGTCCTTATCCAGACCCTTGTGGCCAGAAATGTCCTACATCAGCCGTGACGAAGAGGAGAGGCAGCACAAAG TGGTTCTAGAAAATGTGAACACTGTCCTTGCAAAGGAAGACTATGGAAGACTTTTTGCAGTTGTCCATTTTGCAAGTCGACAATGGAAAGTGACAAATGAGGACCTGATCCTCATTGAAAACCGCATTGATGCTGAATGTGGTGACCAGATTAGACTTGAGAAG GTGCTGCTGGTTGGTGGAGAAGAGTTCACACTGATTGGGAGGCCCCTACTCGG TCGTGATTTGGTCAGAGTAGAGGCAACTGTCATAGAGAAGACTGAATCCTGGCCCAAAGTTCACATGCGGTTCTGGAAAAGACACAGATACCAGAAGAAAAgaa TTATTGTGCAACCACAGACAGTGCTTCGGATCAACACAATTGAAGTTGCTCCCAGATTCACATGA
- the rerg gene encoding ras-related and estrogen-regulated growth inhibitor isoform X3, which translates to MALTLRNGYLEMLRTCWRLQSHMKIPVLNQMARHQSSQSIKLPSSSYVPQTSLSRPLWPEMSYISRDEEERQHKVVLENVNTVLAKEDYGRLFAVVHFASRQWKVTNEDLILIENRIDAECGDQIRLEKVLLVGGEEFTLIGRPLLGRDLVRVEATVIEKTESWPKVHMRFWKRHRYQKKRIIVQPQTVLRINTIEVAPRFT; encoded by the exons ATGGCGCTGACTTTGAGGAATGGATATCTGGAGATGCTGAGAACGTGTTGGAGATTACAATCACATATGAAAATTCCTGTTCTTAATCAAATGG CACGTCATCAAAGTTCTCAGAGCATCAAATTACCATCAAG CAGTTATGTACCACAGACGTCCTTATCCAGACCCTTGTGGCCAGAAATGTCCTACATCAGCCGTGACGAAGAGGAGAGGCAGCACAAAG TGGTTCTAGAAAATGTGAACACTGTCCTTGCAAAGGAAGACTATGGAAGACTTTTTGCAGTTGTCCATTTTGCAAGTCGACAATGGAAAGTGACAAATGAGGACCTGATCCTCATTGAAAACCGCATTGATGCTGAATGTGGTGACCAGATTAGACTTGAGAAG GTGCTGCTGGTTGGTGGAGAAGAGTTCACACTGATTGGGAGGCCCCTACTCGG TCGTGATTTGGTCAGAGTAGAGGCAACTGTCATAGAGAAGACTGAATCCTGGCCCAAAGTTCACATGCGGTTCTGGAAAAGACACAGATACCAGAAGAAAAgaa TTATTGTGCAACCACAGACAGTGCTTCGGATCAACACAATTGAAGTTGCTCCCAGATTCACATGA
- the rerg gene encoding ras-related and estrogen-regulated growth inhibitor isoform X6: protein MSYISRDEEERQHKVVLENVNTVLAKEDYGRLFAVVHFASRQWKVTNEDLILIENRIDAECGDQIRLEKVLLVGGEEFTLIGRPLLGRDLVRVEATVIEKTESWPKVHMRFWKRHRYQKKRIIVQPQTVLRINTIEVAPRFT from the exons ATGTCCTACATCAGCCGTGACGAAGAGGAGAGGCAGCACAAAG TGGTTCTAGAAAATGTGAACACTGTCCTTGCAAAGGAAGACTATGGAAGACTTTTTGCAGTTGTCCATTTTGCAAGTCGACAATGGAAAGTGACAAATGAGGACCTGATCCTCATTGAAAACCGCATTGATGCTGAATGTGGTGACCAGATTAGACTTGAGAAG GTGCTGCTGGTTGGTGGAGAAGAGTTCACACTGATTGGGAGGCCCCTACTCGG TCGTGATTTGGTCAGAGTAGAGGCAACTGTCATAGAGAAGACTGAATCCTGGCCCAAAGTTCACATGCGGTTCTGGAAAAGACACAGATACCAGAAGAAAAgaa TTATTGTGCAACCACAGACAGTGCTTCGGATCAACACAATTGAAGTTGCTCCCAGATTCACATGA
- the rerg gene encoding ras-related and estrogen-regulated growth inhibitor isoform X7, with protein MALTLRNGYLEMLRTCWRLQSHMKIPVLNQMGSCRSGLLCPALARHQSSQSIKLPSSSYVPQTSLSRPLWPEMSYISRDEEERQHKVVLENVNTVLAKEDYGRLFAVVHFASRQWKVTNEDLILIENRIDAECGDQIRLEKVLLVGGEEFTLIGRPLLGRDLVRVEATVIEKTESWPKVHMRFWKRHRYQKKRIIVQPQTVLRINTIEVAPRFT; from the exons ATGGCGCTGACTTTGAGGAATGGATATCTGGAGATGCTGAGAACGTGTTGGAGATTACAATCACATATGAAAATTCCTGTTCTTAATCAAATGGGTAG CTGTCGTTCGGGACTTCTGTGTCCTGCCCTAGCACGTCATCAAAGTTCTCAGAGCATCAAATTACCATCAAG CAGTTATGTACCACAGACGTCCTTATCCAGACCCTTGTGGCCAGAAATGTCCTACATCAGCCGTGACGAAGAGGAGAGGCAGCACAAAG TGGTTCTAGAAAATGTGAACACTGTCCTTGCAAAGGAAGACTATGGAAGACTTTTTGCAGTTGTCCATTTTGCAAGTCGACAATGGAAAGTGACAAATGAGGACCTGATCCTCATTGAAAACCGCATTGATGCTGAATGTGGTGACCAGATTAGACTTGAGAAG GTGCTGCTGGTTGGTGGAGAAGAGTTCACACTGATTGGGAGGCCCCTACTCGG TCGTGATTTGGTCAGAGTAGAGGCAACTGTCATAGAGAAGACTGAATCCTGGCCCAAAGTTCACATGCGGTTCTGGAAAAGACACAGATACCAGAAGAAAAgaa TTATTGTGCAACCACAGACAGTGCTTCGGATCAACACAATTGAAGTTGCTCCCAGATTCACATGA
- the rerg gene encoding ras-related and estrogen-regulated growth inhibitor isoform X8 — translation MALTLRNGYLEMLRTCWRLQSHMKIPVLNQMGSCRSGLLCPALARHQSSQSIKLPSSYVPQTSLSRPLWPEMSYISRDEEERQHKVVLENVNTVLAKEDYGRLFAVVHFASRQWKVTNEDLILIENRIDAECGDQIRLEKVLLVGGEEFTLIGRPLLGRDLVRVEATVIEKTESWPKVHMRFWKRHRYQKKRIIVQPQTVLRINTIEVAPRFT, via the exons ATGGCGCTGACTTTGAGGAATGGATATCTGGAGATGCTGAGAACGTGTTGGAGATTACAATCACATATGAAAATTCCTGTTCTTAATCAAATGGGTAG CTGTCGTTCGGGACTTCTGTGTCCTGCCCTAGCACGTCATCAAAGTTCTCAGAGCATCAAATTACCATCAAG TTATGTACCACAGACGTCCTTATCCAGACCCTTGTGGCCAGAAATGTCCTACATCAGCCGTGACGAAGAGGAGAGGCAGCACAAAG TGGTTCTAGAAAATGTGAACACTGTCCTTGCAAAGGAAGACTATGGAAGACTTTTTGCAGTTGTCCATTTTGCAAGTCGACAATGGAAAGTGACAAATGAGGACCTGATCCTCATTGAAAACCGCATTGATGCTGAATGTGGTGACCAGATTAGACTTGAGAAG GTGCTGCTGGTTGGTGGAGAAGAGTTCACACTGATTGGGAGGCCCCTACTCGG TCGTGATTTGGTCAGAGTAGAGGCAACTGTCATAGAGAAGACTGAATCCTGGCCCAAAGTTCACATGCGGTTCTGGAAAAGACACAGATACCAGAAGAAAAgaa TTATTGTGCAACCACAGACAGTGCTTCGGATCAACACAATTGAAGTTGCTCCCAGATTCACATGA
- the rerg gene encoding ras-related and estrogen-regulated growth inhibitor isoform X5: MALTLRNGYLEMLRTCWRLQSHMKIPVLNQMARHQSSQSIKLPSSSYVPQTSLSRPLWPEMSYISRDEEERQHKVVLENVNTVLAKEDYGRLFAVVHFASRQWKVTNEDLILIENRIDAECGDQIRLEKVLLVGGEEFTLIGRPLLGRDLVRVEATVIEKTESWPKVHMRFWKRHRYQKKRRTLHLSRERK, encoded by the exons ATGGCGCTGACTTTGAGGAATGGATATCTGGAGATGCTGAGAACGTGTTGGAGATTACAATCACATATGAAAATTCCTGTTCTTAATCAAATGG CACGTCATCAAAGTTCTCAGAGCATCAAATTACCATCAAG CAGTTATGTACCACAGACGTCCTTATCCAGACCCTTGTGGCCAGAAATGTCCTACATCAGCCGTGACGAAGAGGAGAGGCAGCACAAAG TGGTTCTAGAAAATGTGAACACTGTCCTTGCAAAGGAAGACTATGGAAGACTTTTTGCAGTTGTCCATTTTGCAAGTCGACAATGGAAAGTGACAAATGAGGACCTGATCCTCATTGAAAACCGCATTGATGCTGAATGTGGTGACCAGATTAGACTTGAGAAG GTGCTGCTGGTTGGTGGAGAAGAGTTCACACTGATTGGGAGGCCCCTACTCGG TCGTGATTTGGTCAGAGTAGAGGCAACTGTCATAGAGAAGACTGAATCCTGGCCCAAAGTTCACATGCGGTTCTGGAAAAGACACAGATACCAGAAGAAAAgaa GAACATTACATCTCTCCAGAGAGCGGAAATGA